ACAGCGCGAGAAGCTGGATGGGCTGTACGAGTGCATCCTGTGCGCCTGCTGCTCCACCAGCTGCCCCAGCTATTGGTGGAACAGCGACAAGTTCCTCGGCCCTGCTATCCTGCTGCAGGCCTATCGCTGGCTGGCGGACAGCCGCGACGAGATGACGGGTGAGCGGCTGGACGATCTGGAAGATCCGTTCCGCCTGTATCGCTGCCACACGATCATGAACTGCGCGAATGCCTGCCCCAAGGGCCTCAGCCCGGCCAAGGCCATCGCCGAAACCAAGAAGATGATGGCGGAGCGGCACGTCTGAGCGGACTGCTCAGCCGCTACGAAGCCCTCCTGGCCGCAGGCGAACTGCGACCGGACGATGAGCAGCGCGTAGCTGCCGAGCGGCTCGATCGCCTGCAACAGGAGCTGGAGGCGCAGCGCGGCTCGGCTGGCAAGGGCGGCTTCCTCTCGCGCATGTTCCGCAAGGCGGACCGGGTGCAGGGCGTGTACATGTGGGGCGGCGTCGGGCGCGGGAAGTCCATGCTGATGGACCTGTTCGTCGAGACATTGGACATAGAGCGAAAGCGCCGCGTCCATTTCCACGCCTTCATGCTGGAAGTCGACGCGATGATCCGCGAGGCGCGCAAGAGCGAGAGCGGCGATCCCATCGGCCCGGTGGCGGAGCAGCTGGGCAAGGACATCCGCCTGCTCGCTTTCGACGAAATGGTGGTCAACAACACGGCCGACGCTGCCATCATGTCCCGCCTGTTCACCGCGCTGATCTGCGAGCAGGAGGTGACGGTGGTCACCACCAGCAACCGCCCGCCGCGCGACCTCTACAAGGATGGGCTCAACCGATCGCTGTTCCTGCCCTTCATCGACCTCGTGCAGGCGGAACTGGACGTGGTCCCGCTCAACGGCCCGACGGATTACCGCATGGACCGGCTTGGCGGCATCGACAGCTGGCACACACCGCTGGGCGATGCCGCTACGGCGCAGGTGCGCGAGGCCTTCTTCCGCCTCACCGACTACAAGCCCGAAGACGCAGAGCACGTCCCCAGCATGGAGCTGGACCTCGGCGGTGGGCGGAGCCTGCATGTGCCAAAAGCGCTCAAGGGTGTCGGCGTGTTCAGCTTCAAGCGGCTGTGCGGAGAGAACCGCGGCGCGGCGGACTACCTCGCCATCGCCCGCGCCTTCCACACGGTAATCGTGGTCGGCATTCCCATCATGGGCCCGGACATGCGCAACGAGGCGATCCGCTTCACCAAGCTGGTCGACGCGCTGTACGAAATGCGCGTGAAGCTGTTTGCGACAGCGGATGCGGAGGCCGAAGCGCTCTATCCCTCAGGCGATGGCAGTTTCGAATTTGCCCGCACGGTCAGCCGCCTGAAGGAAATGCAGAGCAAGGAATACATGGCGCTGGGCCACGGCAGCGAGGGTTGAAGCCCGCCGATGTGACACTATCTCACATGCGTTCCGGCGGACACTGACCCGAACCCCGCCGATGTGAGAATACCCATGATCGATATCCGACCCTTCGACACCCTCGGTGCAGCCAACCACGGCTGGCTCGATGCGCGCCATCACTTCAGCTTCGCAAGCTACCACAACCCGGATCGCATGGCCTGGGGCCGCATCCGCGTATGGAATGACGACACGATTGCCGCGAAGTCCGGCTTCCCGCCCCACCCGCACAACGACATGGAAATCGTCACCTTCGTGCGGAAGGGCGCAATCAGCCACAAGGATTCCATGGGCAATGAAGGCCGCACCGCCGCTGGCGACGTGCAGGTGATGAGCGCCGGGACCGGCGTGACGCATGCCGAATACAACCTAGAGGACGAGGAAACCCAGCTGTTCCAGATCTGGATCCTGACGGACAAGGTCGGGGCGAAGCCGTCTTGGGACATGC
This genomic interval from Paraurantiacibacter namhicola contains the following:
- a CDS encoding pirin family protein, encoding MIDIRPFDTLGAANHGWLDARHHFSFASYHNPDRMAWGRIRVWNDDTIAAKSGFPPHPHNDMEIVTFVRKGAISHKDSMGNEGRTAAGDVQVMSAGTGVTHAEYNLEDEETQLFQIWILTDKVGAKPSWDMREFPKASREGGFEVLASGDEAADTLHINADAQIAAAKLEQGQSATWQADPARHQYLVATGGRVRVNGQDANPRDGIAVTGEAAITVEALEDAELVLVDSR
- the zapE gene encoding cell division protein ZapE, which gives rise to MSGLLSRYEALLAAGELRPDDEQRVAAERLDRLQQELEAQRGSAGKGGFLSRMFRKADRVQGVYMWGGVGRGKSMLMDLFVETLDIERKRRVHFHAFMLEVDAMIREARKSESGDPIGPVAEQLGKDIRLLAFDEMVVNNTADAAIMSRLFTALICEQEVTVVTTSNRPPRDLYKDGLNRSLFLPFIDLVQAELDVVPLNGPTDYRMDRLGGIDSWHTPLGDAATAQVREAFFRLTDYKPEDAEHVPSMELDLGGGRSLHVPKALKGVGVFSFKRLCGENRGAADYLAIARAFHTVIVVGIPIMGPDMRNEAIRFTKLVDALYEMRVKLFATADAEAEALYPSGDGSFEFARTVSRLKEMQSKEYMALGHGSEG